One part of the Prochlorococcus marinus str. MIT 9313 genome encodes these proteins:
- a CDS encoding DNA-directed RNA polymerase subunit beta', with protein sequence MTSTSPKSRKPSTKTTKSKSKSKSKSKAAKAAAAGASPALARTPPQFRNRVIDKKALKQLVAWAYKTHGTAVTASMADNLKDLGFRYATQAAVSISVEDLKVPEAKQDLLGQAEAQITATEECYRLGEITEVERHTKVIDTWTETNERLVDAVKKNFNQNDPLNSVWMMANSGARGNMSQVRQLVGMRGLMANPQGEIIDLPIRTNFREGLTVTEYVISSYGARKGLVDTALRTADSGYLTRRLVDVAQDVIVREDDCGTTRGIIVKAEDGGFGSRLVGRLTAEQVVNVDGEILAERNTEIDPPLSKRFEKAAITEVMVRSPLTCEANRSVCRKCYGWALAHNELADLGEAVGIIAAQSIGEPGTQLTMRTFHTGGVSTAETGVVRSTVAGTVEFGPKARVRGYRTPHGLEAQQSEVDFTLTVKPSGKGRAQRIDITTGSLLFVSDGQEIEADVTVVQIAAVAVKKSVEKATKDVICDLAGQVRYEQVIQPREVKDRQGNITLKAQRLGRLWVLAGDVYNLPPNAEPVVQGNVKVERGQVLAEASQASEFGGEVRLRDSIGDSREVQIVTTSMTMKDFKLLGESTHSGELWHLEAKDGTRYRLNTIPGSKIGNGEVVAELADDRFRTQTGGLVRFAPGLAIKKARSAKNGFEVNKGGTLLWIPQETHEINKDISLLMIEDGQWIEAGTEVVKDIFSQTAGIVTVTQKNDILREIIVRSGSFHLCTETKALERFTGDGQIVNPGETIAKGINSEAMVFVQTVDTPEGTGLLLRPMEEYTIPNEAQLPELTHVKQPKGPHLGIKATQRLAFKDGELIKSVEGVELLKTQLILETFDTTPQMTVDVEAVRDKRAKTIERLRLVILESILVRRDTISDSSHGSTHTELQIEDGQSVKASDVVATTQILCKQEGIAQLPVVQEGDPVRRLIVERDEDTITVTTNGSPLVEVGQRLVDGDSLAKDEPSSCCGEVEEVDGKAITLRLGRPYMVSPDSVLHVRDGDLVQRGDGLALLVFERQKTGDIVQGLPRIEELLEARRPRESAVLCKKPGTVEIKQGEDDESITVTVIEADDAIGEYPILLGRNVMVSNGQQVHAGELLTDGPINPHELLDCFFEDLRGRKPLMDAAQEAIAKLQHRLVTEVQNVYKSQGVSIDDKHIEVIVRQMTSKVRIEDAGDTTLLPGELIELRQVEDTNQAMAITGGAPSEFTPVLLGITKASLNTDSFISAASFQETTRVLTEAAIEGKSDWLRGLKENVIIGRLIPAGTGFSGFQEELRAEAGPHPDILAEDPAGYRRMQNLRPDYTVDMPAAPAASSTAVLADPSDADLEATRSRHGIDPAASNFAAFVRPTGENELEEEQLPDPSALEGLQQEGLLTEE encoded by the coding sequence ATGACCTCAACCTCCCCGAAATCCCGCAAGCCTTCGACCAAGACCACCAAGTCCAAGTCCAAGTCGAAGTCCAAGTCCAAGGCCGCAAAGGCTGCTGCGGCAGGCGCTTCGCCAGCACTGGCGAGGACCCCACCGCAGTTTCGTAACCGGGTTATCGATAAGAAGGCCCTAAAGCAACTGGTGGCATGGGCTTACAAGACACACGGCACCGCTGTAACCGCTTCCATGGCGGACAATCTCAAGGACCTTGGCTTTCGCTACGCCACTCAGGCTGCCGTGTCGATTTCCGTGGAAGACCTCAAGGTGCCTGAGGCCAAGCAAGACTTGCTTGGCCAGGCAGAGGCTCAGATCACGGCCACCGAGGAGTGTTATCGCCTTGGTGAAATCACAGAGGTTGAGCGTCATACCAAGGTGATTGATACCTGGACAGAAACCAATGAGCGTTTGGTTGATGCCGTCAAGAAGAATTTCAATCAGAACGACCCGCTGAACTCGGTCTGGATGATGGCCAACTCTGGGGCTCGTGGAAACATGTCTCAGGTTCGCCAGCTTGTTGGTATGCGTGGCCTGATGGCCAATCCGCAGGGGGAGATTATTGATTTGCCGATTCGCACCAATTTCCGTGAGGGTCTAACGGTTACTGAGTACGTGATCTCCTCTTACGGCGCACGTAAGGGTCTCGTCGATACAGCGTTGCGAACAGCCGATTCCGGTTATCTCACGCGGCGTCTGGTGGATGTTGCTCAGGATGTGATCGTTCGTGAGGATGATTGCGGCACCACTAGGGGCATCATTGTGAAGGCGGAAGACGGTGGTTTTGGTAGCCGTCTTGTTGGTCGCCTCACTGCAGAGCAAGTCGTCAATGTTGACGGCGAAATTCTTGCTGAACGCAATACAGAAATCGATCCACCGCTTTCTAAGCGTTTCGAAAAGGCAGCCATCACTGAGGTGATGGTGCGCTCACCGCTTACTTGTGAGGCCAATCGTTCCGTATGTAGGAAGTGTTATGGGTGGGCATTGGCTCATAACGAATTAGCCGATCTCGGCGAAGCCGTCGGCATTATTGCTGCTCAGTCCATCGGTGAACCGGGGACGCAGCTCACCATGCGAACTTTCCATACCGGTGGTGTGTCTACCGCTGAGACTGGCGTGGTTCGTTCCACTGTTGCTGGCACAGTTGAGTTTGGTCCCAAGGCTCGTGTGCGTGGTTACCGCACACCCCATGGTCTAGAGGCTCAGCAGTCTGAAGTGGACTTCACTCTCACTGTGAAGCCTTCAGGCAAGGGGCGTGCACAGAGGATCGATATCACCACCGGATCTTTGCTGTTCGTTAGTGATGGTCAGGAGATCGAGGCAGACGTGACTGTTGTTCAGATCGCGGCTGTTGCGGTGAAAAAGAGCGTGGAGAAGGCCACTAAAGACGTAATTTGTGACCTGGCTGGTCAGGTTCGTTATGAGCAGGTTATTCAGCCCAGGGAAGTTAAAGACCGTCAGGGAAATATCACTCTGAAGGCGCAGCGTTTAGGGAGACTTTGGGTGCTTGCTGGGGATGTCTACAACCTTCCCCCCAATGCCGAGCCTGTAGTCCAGGGCAATGTCAAAGTCGAACGTGGTCAGGTGTTGGCGGAGGCCAGCCAGGCCAGCGAGTTTGGAGGTGAGGTGCGTCTGCGCGATTCGATCGGGGATTCTCGCGAGGTGCAGATCGTGACCACCTCGATGACGATGAAGGACTTCAAGCTGCTCGGAGAGTCCACGCATTCAGGGGAACTTTGGCATCTGGAGGCAAAAGACGGTACCCGTTATCGCTTAAACACCATTCCGGGAAGCAAGATTGGCAATGGTGAAGTGGTGGCTGAGTTGGCTGATGACCGCTTCCGCACTCAGACCGGTGGTCTGGTGCGTTTTGCCCCTGGTCTGGCGATCAAGAAGGCTCGCTCAGCCAAGAATGGCTTTGAGGTGAATAAGGGTGGCACCTTGCTTTGGATCCCTCAGGAGACACATGAGATCAACAAGGACATTTCCTTGTTGATGATCGAGGACGGCCAGTGGATTGAGGCCGGGACTGAGGTTGTCAAGGACATCTTCAGCCAGACCGCCGGGATCGTAACGGTGACTCAGAAGAACGACATCCTGCGCGAAATCATCGTTCGCAGTGGCAGCTTCCACCTTTGTACTGAAACCAAGGCCTTAGAGCGTTTCACAGGTGATGGCCAGATCGTGAACCCAGGCGAGACGATTGCCAAGGGCATCAATTCTGAAGCCATGGTCTTTGTGCAGACCGTGGATACACCTGAGGGGACTGGTCTGTTGCTAAGACCTATGGAGGAATACACCATCCCAAATGAGGCACAACTCCCTGAGTTGACTCATGTCAAGCAGCCGAAGGGCCCTCATCTGGGGATTAAGGCCACCCAGCGACTCGCCTTTAAGGATGGAGAGCTGATCAAATCGGTTGAGGGCGTAGAGCTACTCAAAACTCAACTCATTCTTGAGACGTTTGACACCACTCCTCAGATGACTGTGGATGTAGAGGCTGTGCGTGATAAGCGAGCTAAGACCATCGAAAGATTGCGTTTGGTGATTCTCGAGAGCATCCTTGTGCGTCGCGACACAATCTCCGATTCAAGCCATGGCTCCACTCACACCGAGTTGCAGATTGAGGACGGCCAGTCGGTTAAGGCCAGTGATGTGGTTGCGACAACTCAGATCCTTTGTAAGCAAGAGGGGATCGCCCAGTTGCCTGTTGTCCAGGAGGGTGACCCTGTGCGGCGTTTGATTGTTGAGCGTGATGAAGACACCATTACGGTGACGACCAATGGCAGTCCCCTCGTGGAGGTAGGCCAGCGATTGGTCGATGGCGACTCGCTAGCAAAAGATGAGCCGTCTAGTTGTTGCGGAGAGGTAGAGGAGGTTGATGGAAAAGCAATCACCTTGCGCCTTGGACGCCCTTACATGGTGTCTCCAGATTCTGTATTGCATGTTCGCGATGGCGATTTGGTGCAGCGGGGTGATGGTTTGGCGTTGTTGGTGTTTGAACGTCAGAAGACAGGAGACATTGTTCAGGGTTTGCCGCGGATTGAGGAGTTGCTCGAAGCTCGTCGCCCAAGGGAATCTGCTGTGCTCTGTAAGAAGCCAGGCACTGTGGAGATCAAGCAAGGAGAAGACGATGAATCAATCACGGTGACTGTGATTGAGGCAGATGATGCTATTGGCGAATACCCGATTCTTCTAGGTCGTAACGTCATGGTCAGCAATGGGCAGCAGGTCCATGCTGGAGAACTGCTCACTGATGGTCCGATTAACCCTCACGAGCTACTCGATTGCTTTTTCGAGGATTTACGTGGGCGCAAGCCGTTGATGGATGCTGCACAAGAGGCGATCGCCAAACTCCAGCACCGTTTGGTTACTGAGGTTCAGAATGTCTACAAGTCACAGGGTGTCTCGATTGACGACAAACATATTGAGGTGATTGTCCGCCAGATGACTAGCAAGGTGCGGATTGAGGATGCTGGTGATACCACTTTGCTGCCAGGGGAGTTGATCGAATTGCGTCAGGTGGAGGACACCAATCAGGCTATGGCGATCACTGGTGGAGCCCCTTCTGAGTTCACACCTGTTCTGCTGGGAATTACGAAGGCGTCTCTGAACACCGACAGCTTCATCTCGGCGGCTTCTTTCCAAGAGACCACACGAGTGCTCACTGAAGCCGCAATCGAGGGTAAGAGCGATTGGCTACGTGGTCTCAAAGAGAATGTGATCATCGGTCGGTTGATTCCCGCCGGCACTGGCTTCAGTGGCTTCCAGGAAGAGTTGCGAGCCGAGGCGGGGCCTCATCCGGACATCCTCGCCGAGGACCCTGCTGGCTATCGCCGAATGCAGAACTTGCGTCCGGATTACACCGTGGACATGCCTGCAGCTCCTGCGGCCAGTTCGACTGCTGTGTTGGCTGACCCCAGTGACGCTGATTTGGAGGCCACACGCAGTCGTCATGGGATCGATCCAGCGGCTAGCAACTTCGCTGCTTTTGTTCGTCCTACTGGTGAGAATGAACTCGAGGAGGAACAGCTGCCAGATCCATCCGCTCTCGAGGGTCTTCAGCAGGAGGGGCTGCTCACTGAGGAGTGA
- the rlmN gene encoding 23S rRNA (adenine(2503)-C(2))-methyltransferase RlmN, with the protein MSSTHLPGGNQALLGCSATELEGWAVAEGQPAFRGRQLHEWLYAKGARSFEAITVLPKSWRLSLQQRGITIGRLLEVNRAVAVDDTTKLLLATVDGETIESVGIPTQQRLTVCLSSQVGCPMACRFCASGKGGLQRSLATHEIVDQVLSLREAMDRRPSHVVFMGMGEPLLNIEAVLAAIRCLNIDLGIAQRRITVSTVGVPHTLPHLAELAMKRLGRAQFTLAVSLHAPNQELRERLIPTACAYPFETLLQDCRHYLAVTGRRVTFEYILLGALNDQPQHAEELADRVRGFQSHVNLIAYNPIDDEGFQRPNPETIEAFRRVLEQRGVAVSLRASRGLDQNAACGQLRRQHAATG; encoded by the coding sequence GTGAGTTCTACCCATCTGCCTGGCGGCAATCAGGCGTTACTGGGTTGTAGTGCTACTGAACTAGAGGGCTGGGCTGTGGCAGAAGGCCAGCCAGCCTTCCGGGGCCGTCAGTTGCATGAATGGCTCTATGCCAAGGGAGCCAGAAGTTTTGAGGCGATCACAGTGTTGCCAAAGTCATGGCGCCTCTCGTTGCAACAGCGAGGCATCACGATTGGGCGGTTGTTGGAGGTGAACCGGGCTGTTGCGGTGGATGACACGACCAAGTTGCTGCTGGCAACGGTTGATGGCGAAACCATTGAGAGTGTAGGCATCCCAACCCAGCAACGTCTCACAGTGTGCTTATCCAGTCAGGTGGGCTGTCCAATGGCTTGTCGCTTCTGTGCTAGCGGGAAGGGAGGGCTGCAACGATCGCTGGCCACACATGAGATTGTTGATCAGGTGTTGAGCTTGCGCGAGGCGATGGATCGCCGTCCTTCCCACGTTGTCTTCATGGGTATGGGTGAGCCTTTGCTCAACATTGAAGCGGTCTTGGCGGCGATTCGTTGCCTGAATATTGATCTAGGTATTGCTCAGCGTCGTATCACTGTGAGCACCGTGGGTGTCCCCCATACGCTGCCCCATCTGGCAGAGCTGGCGATGAAACGTCTAGGTCGCGCCCAGTTCACCCTGGCCGTGAGTCTGCATGCCCCCAATCAAGAGTTGCGTGAACGTTTGATACCTACCGCTTGCGCTTACCCCTTCGAGACTCTGCTTCAAGACTGTCGCCATTATTTGGCAGTGACTGGTCGACGGGTGACTTTTGAGTACATCCTGCTTGGAGCACTTAATGATCAGCCTCAGCATGCAGAAGAACTAGCGGATCGGGTTAGGGGCTTCCAGAGTCATGTGAATCTGATTGCCTACAACCCCATCGACGATGAGGGTTTTCAACGTCCTAATCCAGAGACGATTGAGGCCTTTCGGCGTGTATTGGAGCAGCGTGGGGTGGCAGTGAGTTTGCGTGCAAGTCGAGGGCTGGATCAGAATGCCGCCTGTGGTCAGCTCCGCCGCCAGCACGCTGCCACCGGCTGA
- a CDS encoding high light inducible protein yields MLEPTIIPQRRKPRYGFHSHNEKLNGRMAMLGFIALMVVEATLGHGLLIW; encoded by the coding sequence ATGCTTGAGCCCACCATCATTCCGCAACGGCGAAAGCCTCGTTATGGCTTTCACAGCCATAACGAGAAGCTCAATGGACGTATGGCGATGCTTGGCTTTATTGCCTTAATGGTGGTGGAGGCAACACTCGGGCATGGTTTGTTGATCTGGTGA
- a CDS encoding DNA-directed RNA polymerase subunit gamma, with product MTNSNLRTENHFDYVKITLASPDRVMEWGQRTLPNGQVVGEVTKPETINYRTLKPEMDGLFCEKIFGPSKDWECHCGKYKRVRHRGIVCERCGVEVTESRVRRHRMGFIKLAAPVSHVWYLKGIPSYVAILLDMPLRDVEQIVYFNCYVVLDPGDHKELKYKQLLTEDEWLEIEDEIYAEDSTIENEPMVGIGAEALKQLLEDLDLPDVAEQLREEISSSKGQKRAKLIKRLRVIDNFIATNARPEWMVLDAIPVIPPDLRPMVQLDGGRFATSDLNDLYRRVINRNNRLARLQEILAPEIIVRNEKRMLQEAVDALIDNGRRGRTVVGANNRPLKSLSDIIEGKQGRFRQNLLGKRVDYSGRSVIVVGPKLKMHQCGLPKEMAIELFQPFVIHRLIRQNIVNNIKAAKKLIQRADDEVMQVLQEVIEGHPILLNRAPTLHRLGIQAFEPKLVDGRAIQLHPLVCPAFNADFDGDQMAVHVPLAIESQTEARMLMLASNNILSPATGDPIITPSQDMVLGSYYLTALKPGASVPEFGDQSRTYSGLEDVIHAFEDKRILLHDWVWVRFNGEVEDEDEIEEPIKAELLSDGTRIEQWTYRRDRFDEDGALISRYILTTVGRVVMNYTIIDAVAVA from the coding sequence ATGACTAACAGCAACCTCCGTACAGAGAACCACTTCGACTACGTCAAGATCACACTTGCTTCACCAGATCGGGTGATGGAGTGGGGTCAGCGGACACTTCCTAATGGGCAGGTAGTGGGTGAAGTGACGAAGCCGGAGACGATTAATTACCGCACCCTGAAGCCTGAGATGGACGGGCTCTTTTGCGAGAAGATCTTCGGCCCTTCAAAGGATTGGGAGTGTCATTGCGGGAAATATAAGCGGGTTCGACACCGTGGCATTGTCTGTGAGCGTTGTGGCGTGGAGGTCACTGAAAGTCGGGTTCGGCGTCATCGCATGGGCTTCATCAAGTTGGCAGCTCCTGTCTCCCACGTTTGGTATTTGAAAGGGATACCTAGTTATGTGGCGATCTTGTTAGATATGCCACTACGTGATGTTGAGCAGATTGTTTACTTCAACTGTTATGTCGTGCTTGATCCTGGCGATCATAAGGAACTCAAGTATAAGCAGTTACTTACTGAGGATGAGTGGTTAGAGATTGAAGATGAGATCTATGCAGAAGATTCCACGATTGAGAATGAGCCGATGGTTGGCATCGGTGCTGAAGCTCTAAAGCAATTGCTAGAAGATTTAGATTTGCCTGATGTAGCTGAACAGTTGCGAGAGGAAATCTCATCTAGCAAGGGTCAAAAGCGGGCCAAGTTAATTAAGCGTTTGCGTGTGATTGATAATTTCATTGCTACCAATGCAAGGCCTGAGTGGATGGTGCTGGATGCGATTCCAGTCATTCCCCCGGATCTTCGTCCAATGGTCCAATTGGATGGCGGACGTTTCGCGACCTCCGACCTGAACGACCTTTACCGTCGGGTGATTAATCGCAACAACCGTCTTGCTCGACTTCAGGAAATTCTGGCCCCTGAAATTATCGTCAGAAATGAGAAGCGGATGCTTCAGGAGGCAGTGGATGCTCTGATCGATAACGGTCGTCGCGGCAGAACTGTTGTTGGTGCTAACAATCGTCCGTTGAAGTCCCTCAGCGACATCATTGAGGGCAAGCAGGGTCGCTTCCGTCAGAACTTGCTTGGTAAGAGGGTTGATTACTCAGGTCGTTCCGTGATCGTGGTGGGCCCCAAGCTGAAGATGCATCAGTGCGGCTTGCCTAAAGAGATGGCGATTGAGTTGTTTCAACCGTTCGTGATCCACCGTCTGATTCGTCAGAACATTGTCAACAACATCAAGGCTGCAAAGAAGTTGATTCAGCGTGCTGATGATGAGGTGATGCAGGTGCTGCAAGAGGTCATCGAGGGGCATCCGATTCTGTTAAACCGCGCTCCAACTCTTCATCGTCTCGGTATTCAGGCTTTCGAGCCAAAGCTGGTCGATGGTCGTGCGATTCAGTTACACCCGTTGGTCTGTCCTGCTTTTAATGCCGACTTCGATGGTGACCAGATGGCGGTTCATGTGCCGCTCGCGATTGAGTCTCAAACGGAGGCACGCATGTTGATGTTGGCCAGTAACAACATCCTTTCGCCTGCCACCGGTGATCCGATCATCACTCCCTCGCAGGACATGGTGCTTGGTTCTTATTACCTCACGGCGCTCAAGCCTGGAGCTTCTGTGCCTGAGTTTGGCGATCAATCCAGAACCTATTCAGGTTTAGAGGACGTCATTCATGCGTTTGAAGATAAAAGGATCTTGCTACATGACTGGGTTTGGGTTCGTTTTAACGGTGAGGTTGAGGACGAAGATGAGATAGAAGAGCCCATCAAAGCTGAACTACTCAGCGATGGAACTCGCATTGAGCAGTGGACTTATCGCCGAGATCGTTTCGACGAAGACGGAGCATTGATCAGTCGCTACATCCTTACAACAGTGGGCCGCGTGGTGATGAATTACACAATTATTGATGCGGTGGCCGTCGCCTGA
- a CDS encoding sodium:solute symporter family protein: MAAIDWMILVGYLAITLVIGLWLSRRNRSEDDYFVAGRRLSGWLAGASMAATTFSIDTPLYVAGLVGTRGLAGNWEWWSFGLAHVAMAVVFAPLWRRSGVLTDAAFTELRYGGAPAAWLRGIKAFLLALPVNCIGIGYAFLAMRKVVEALGIVSGSPVEVLGGTPDTVVLLAVVAVMVLVYTVAGGLWAVVITDFVQLLLALLGAVAVAWAAVHAAGGMDAMLDQLRGLERPELLAIVPWQWNGDGFDWIGGAEISVATFLSYLTVQWWSFRRSDGGGEFIQRMLATRDERQAQLAGWVFLVVNYLVRSWLWVLVALAALVLLPAQADWELSYPTLAVTYLPPVVLGLVVVSLVAAFMSTVSTAVNWGASYLTHDLYQRFIRPDADQRELLLVGQFTSVLLLVLGVITALISDSIGTVFRLVIAIGTGPGVVLVLRWFWWRINAAAELAAMVCGFVVGLCTSVMPLVTIPDYGTRLMITTAITAVVWVVVMLVTPPESPQVLERFVNQVQPPGPGWSRLRQRLDITPVDSLGSLCLRFILSVGVLFGGLLGTGAFLLHQQLGGWIGLVVTVICVLPLTRGWLRSRIGVA; this comes from the coding sequence ATGGCTGCCATTGATTGGATGATCCTCGTTGGTTATCTCGCCATCACTCTCGTGATTGGACTTTGGTTGTCTCGTCGCAATCGAAGTGAGGATGATTACTTTGTTGCGGGACGTCGACTCAGTGGTTGGTTGGCTGGGGCTTCGATGGCCGCAACGACATTTTCGATTGATACCCCTCTTTATGTAGCCGGTCTGGTTGGCACACGAGGATTGGCCGGCAATTGGGAATGGTGGAGCTTCGGCCTGGCGCATGTCGCCATGGCAGTTGTCTTTGCTCCGCTCTGGCGACGGAGTGGGGTGCTGACCGATGCTGCATTCACCGAGCTGCGTTATGGCGGAGCGCCTGCTGCCTGGCTGCGTGGGATTAAAGCATTTTTGCTCGCACTGCCGGTGAATTGCATCGGTATCGGCTATGCCTTCCTGGCCATGCGCAAGGTCGTAGAAGCCCTGGGCATCGTGTCTGGCAGCCCTGTGGAAGTGCTTGGCGGCACCCCTGACACTGTTGTGCTGTTGGCAGTCGTGGCTGTGATGGTGCTTGTTTACACCGTTGCTGGGGGCCTCTGGGCTGTCGTGATCACCGATTTCGTGCAGTTGCTGTTGGCTCTTTTGGGAGCGGTTGCGGTGGCGTGGGCCGCCGTTCATGCAGCCGGAGGGATGGACGCCATGCTCGATCAACTGAGGGGGTTAGAGCGACCTGAACTGCTGGCGATTGTGCCTTGGCAATGGAATGGTGATGGCTTTGATTGGATTGGTGGCGCCGAGATCAGTGTGGCCACATTCCTGTCTTATCTCACTGTCCAATGGTGGAGTTTCCGTCGCAGTGACGGTGGTGGTGAGTTCATTCAGCGAATGTTGGCCACGCGGGACGAGCGTCAGGCTCAACTGGCTGGCTGGGTGTTTCTGGTGGTCAACTATCTGGTGCGCAGTTGGTTGTGGGTTTTGGTTGCTCTTGCCGCTTTAGTGCTCTTGCCAGCTCAGGCCGACTGGGAACTCAGTTACCCAACCTTGGCTGTGACCTACCTACCGCCAGTGGTGCTTGGTCTTGTAGTGGTCTCTCTGGTGGCGGCTTTCATGAGTACGGTCAGTACCGCAGTGAACTGGGGTGCTAGCTATCTCACCCACGATCTTTACCAGCGTTTTATAAGGCCGGATGCTGATCAGAGAGAGCTGTTGCTGGTTGGTCAATTCACCAGTGTTTTGCTGCTAGTTCTCGGGGTGATCACCGCATTAATTAGCGACAGCATCGGCACAGTGTTTCGTCTGGTGATTGCTATTGGTACCGGGCCCGGAGTGGTGCTTGTGCTGCGTTGGTTCTGGTGGCGCATCAATGCTGCTGCCGAATTGGCGGCGATGGTTTGTGGTTTTGTGGTGGGCCTTTGTACATCCGTTATGCCCTTGGTGACAATTCCTGATTACGGCACCAGGTTGATGATCACTACAGCGATTACTGCTGTGGTCTGGGTTGTAGTGATGCTAGTGACTCCGCCTGAATCGCCGCAAGTGCTCGAGCGCTTTGTGAACCAGGTGCAGCCACCAGGCCCAGGCTGGAGTCGCTTGCGTCAACGCCTGGATATAACACCGGTGGATTCCCTCGGAAGTTTGTGTTTGCGCTTCATTCTTAGTGTCGGTGTTCTGTTTGGCGGCCTGCTCGGCACTGGCGCGTTTTTGTTACATCAGCAGCTAGGCGGTTGGATCGGTTTGGTGGTCACCGTGATCTGTGTGCTGCCTTTAACCCGTGGTTGGCTGCGCAGTCGGATAGGCGTCGCATGA